One part of the Melioribacteraceae bacterium genome encodes these proteins:
- a CDS encoding S46 family peptidase, translated as MKSIKNILLIPLFLFTSIILNAQSIYEPVDISKVKFDLKEMGTMWTFDAVPVDYFEKTYGFRPTQEWLEDVMKSALQFGGGCSAAFVSEDGLIMTNHHCARNVLLGLSPKGENYLRDGYYAGTMDKEIKVPRLFVDQLITISDVTDEVLEAFKSGTTNDEKIKNRTAKISEIENKYNQETGLVCKVIELYKGGKYSLYAYKRYSDIRLVMAPDFQIAATGWDWDNFTYPRYELDFMFFRAYENDKPVKTNHFFKFSAKGAEEGEPIFVVGRPGSTQRLLSVAQLEFFRDKQYKYFLAMLNESYKNAYEQFEAHPEKFDEMLNSVLGVGNSRKSFAGRYLGLRDELIMAKKRDFEKDLIAKVNSDPGLKAKYGHIWTAIQSAINELNGFYNDYLTLGLRSPYITLAQDVLKYANQLKLPENEREKKYSKDSLSTTIEKLFPVNFNVEAENRNLRASVSYLNVILGGDHFITKELFGGKIGDEAISYFLSASGLTSKEKLDKFVKENTPDQILNSNDPLIRFVNYVAKKRAELDPKNREIQNTLSVLNQQLGEVIFSVYGNQIPPDATSSLRISDGVIKGYEYNGTLAPGKTTYFGLWDRWYSFGKKPYPWGLHTRWQNIPEGFDLSVPIGFASTNDIVGGNSGSSVINKNKEVVGLVHDGNLESLAGDFIFLESNNRTVATDSWGLMEALKFVYKTDRLVKELQNGKID; from the coding sequence ATGAAAAGTATTAAAAACATTTTGCTCATTCCGTTATTTCTTTTTACAAGCATAATACTAAACGCACAATCGATTTACGAACCTGTTGATATTTCAAAAGTTAAATTCGACTTGAAAGAAATGGGAACGATGTGGACATTCGACGCGGTTCCTGTCGACTACTTCGAGAAAACCTATGGCTTTCGTCCGACACAGGAATGGTTGGAAGATGTTATGAAATCCGCTCTTCAGTTCGGCGGCGGATGCTCTGCTGCTTTTGTGTCGGAAGACGGACTGATAATGACCAATCATCACTGCGCAAGAAATGTTCTGCTTGGCCTCTCCCCAAAAGGGGAGAACTACCTGCGCGACGGGTATTATGCCGGTACAATGGATAAGGAGATTAAAGTCCCCAGATTGTTTGTAGACCAATTGATAACAATTTCCGACGTAACCGACGAAGTACTCGAGGCATTTAAAAGCGGTACAACAAACGATGAAAAAATTAAGAACCGTACCGCAAAGATTTCCGAAATTGAAAACAAGTATAACCAGGAAACCGGACTTGTCTGTAAAGTAATCGAACTTTACAAGGGAGGCAAGTATTCGTTATACGCCTATAAGCGCTACAGCGATATACGGTTAGTAATGGCCCCGGATTTTCAGATTGCGGCAACCGGATGGGACTGGGATAACTTCACGTATCCGCGTTATGAACTCGACTTCATGTTCTTCCGTGCTTATGAAAATGATAAACCGGTTAAGACAAATCACTTCTTTAAATTCAGTGCCAAAGGCGCCGAGGAAGGGGAACCGATTTTTGTTGTCGGCAGACCTGGAAGCACTCAGCGTTTATTATCTGTTGCCCAGCTAGAATTCTTCCGCGATAAACAGTATAAATATTTTCTTGCAATGCTTAATGAGTCCTATAAAAACGCATACGAACAGTTTGAAGCTCATCCCGAAAAATTTGATGAAATGCTTAACTCGGTTCTGGGTGTTGGCAACAGCAGAAAATCTTTTGCGGGGCGTTACCTCGGTCTGCGTGATGAACTTATAATGGCTAAGAAAAGAGATTTTGAAAAAGATCTGATTGCAAAGGTTAACAGCGATCCCGGGCTAAAAGCTAAATACGGACATATCTGGACAGCAATTCAAAGTGCTATTAATGAGCTTAATGGATTCTACAATGATTATCTGACTCTTGGACTCAGATCTCCTTATATAACATTAGCTCAGGATGTTTTAAAATATGCAAATCAGTTGAAACTTCCGGAGAACGAAAGAGAAAAAAAATACAGTAAAGATTCCTTAAGTACTACGATTGAAAAACTATTCCCGGTAAATTTTAACGTTGAAGCTGAGAACAGAAATTTGCGTGCATCGGTAAGTTATCTTAACGTTATTCTGGGCGGCGACCACTTTATTACAAAAGAATTATTCGGAGGTAAGATTGGTGATGAGGCAATTTCTTATTTCCTTTCGGCTTCCGGTTTAACATCCAAAGAGAAGCTCGACAAGTTCGTAAAAGAAAACACTCCGGATCAGATCCTAAATTCGAACGACCCTCTGATCAGATTTGTAAACTATGTAGCAAAAAAGAGAGCCGAGCTTGATCCTAAGAACCGCGAAATCCAGAATACACTTTCTGTTCTGAATCAGCAGCTGGGTGAAGTTATATTCTCGGTTTACGGCAATCAGATACCGCCGGACGCTACAAGTTCTCTAAGAATTTCCGACGGCGTTATTAAAGGATACGAATATAACGGGACATTAGCACCGGGCAAAACCACCTATTTCGGTTTGTGGGATAGATGGTATTCCTTCGGGAAAAAACCTTATCCCTGGGGATTACATACGAGATGGCAGAATATTCCGGAAGGCTTCGACCTCTCAGTTCCGATCGGGTTCGCTTCTACTAATGATATTGTCGGCGGTAACTCGGGAAGCTCCGTTATTAATAAGAACAAGGAAGTTGTTGGATTGGTACACGACGGAAATCTTGAAAGTCTTGCCGGTGATTTTATTTTCCTCGAATCTAATAATAGAACCGTAGCAACCGATTCCTGGGGATTAATGGAAGCGCTGAAGTTTGTTTATAAAACCGACAGGCTTGTTAAAGAACTTCAGAACGGAAAAATCGATTAG
- a CDS encoding S46 family peptidase, translating to MLRFVNRFKLSQLIILLAFFSLQVQAQINFNPDTVKAQKFDTGKMWSFDYPPFEHFEKTYGFKPTQDWFDDVRLSALRVPGCTSSFVSADGLMMTNYHCAEGLVRRVQKDGEDLINNGFFAATLGEERKIPNYWTEQLVFTKDVTDEVRNAIAAGKTNEEKTKLKDEISKKLLDQYKAETGLNCQFISLFNGGKYSIYGYKRYDDIRLVFAPDYQAAYFGGDYDNFTYPRYNLDCTFLRAYEDGKPVKAENFFKFSTEGIQPGEPVFTVGNPGSTQRLKAVSFLEYARDITYRNNSFLADNYFAALETLKSINPANKDIYERIRRQIGNGQKVFHQTYKGLTDPYLFARKIAFEKSLKERVMADKDLKEKYSGIWDNLSATRAEMRKIGPLMSAYSLNPTYSSRYFLIARDLVNLAKELKKPEAERDAKYKGAKLDSTLNAMYPENIDKPLEYTKLTIQADFIRMNLGDTNPLVQYLFENKKGKEAADYIMSKSKLTDKKNFVALAKEGAEKILTCKDPFIYYVLQTQDKISDLQKQAKEITDTEQVYDDMLGQVVFHFYGTTIPPDANFTLRISDGVLKSFDYNGTMAPTVTTFYGMYDRNSSFYKEYPWNLHPMWNDPSKINLATPLNFTSTNDIVGGNSGSAVINKNAEVVGLAFDGNMESIYGNFIFMPHENRCVSVDARGMMEAFEKIYKAERFVKELKEGKLSQ from the coding sequence ATGTTACGATTTGTAAATCGATTTAAACTTAGTCAGCTAATTATTTTATTAGCCTTCTTTTCTCTCCAGGTTCAAGCACAAATCAATTTTAATCCCGATACAGTAAAAGCTCAAAAATTCGATACGGGTAAGATGTGGTCTTTCGATTATCCACCGTTCGAACATTTTGAAAAGACTTACGGATTCAAACCGACTCAGGACTGGTTTGATGATGTAAGACTTTCCGCATTACGTGTTCCGGGATGTACCTCCTCGTTTGTATCAGCAGACGGATTAATGATGACAAACTATCACTGCGCAGAAGGTCTTGTGAGAAGAGTTCAGAAAGATGGTGAAGATCTTATTAACAACGGATTCTTTGCTGCAACACTCGGAGAAGAACGAAAGATCCCTAACTACTGGACCGAACAGCTCGTGTTTACGAAAGATGTTACAGATGAAGTAAGAAACGCAATTGCTGCCGGTAAGACAAACGAAGAAAAGACAAAACTGAAAGATGAGATCTCAAAAAAACTGCTCGATCAGTACAAAGCGGAAACAGGTTTGAACTGCCAGTTCATTTCGCTCTTTAACGGCGGTAAGTATTCAATTTACGGATACAAACGTTATGACGATATCCGTCTGGTATTTGCACCGGATTACCAGGCTGCATATTTCGGCGGCGATTACGACAACTTCACTTACCCTCGCTACAATCTGGATTGTACATTCCTCCGTGCATATGAAGACGGAAAACCGGTTAAGGCAGAAAACTTTTTCAAATTTTCTACCGAAGGAATCCAGCCGGGCGAACCTGTATTTACTGTCGGAAATCCCGGAAGCACCCAGCGCCTTAAAGCAGTCTCTTTCTTAGAGTATGCTCGCGATATCACTTACCGGAATAACTCATTCCTGGCCGATAATTATTTCGCAGCCCTCGAAACATTGAAATCGATCAATCCTGCCAACAAAGATATCTATGAAAGAATCCGCAGACAGATCGGCAACGGTCAGAAAGTATTTCATCAGACTTACAAAGGGTTAACCGACCCGTACCTGTTCGCAAGGAAAATCGCTTTTGAAAAATCATTGAAAGAAAGAGTAATGGCGGATAAGGATCTGAAAGAAAAATACAGCGGAATTTGGGATAACCTCTCTGCAACAAGAGCGGAAATGAGGAAGATCGGACCTCTTATGTCGGCATATTCTCTGAATCCAACTTATTCATCAAGGTACTTTTTAATCGCCCGTGATCTTGTGAACCTTGCAAAGGAACTTAAAAAACCTGAAGCTGAAAGAGATGCCAAGTATAAAGGAGCAAAACTCGATTCAACTTTAAATGCGATGTATCCTGAAAATATTGATAAACCTCTCGAGTACACTAAACTTACCATCCAGGCGGATTTTATTAGAATGAACCTCGGCGACACCAATCCTCTTGTTCAATATTTATTTGAGAATAAAAAAGGGAAAGAAGCAGCCGACTATATAATGTCGAAATCAAAATTGACCGATAAAAAGAATTTTGTGGCACTCGCAAAAGAAGGTGCGGAAAAGATATTGACCTGCAAAGATCCATTCATCTACTACGTTCTCCAAACTCAGGATAAAATTTCCGATCTTCAGAAACAGGCAAAGGAAATCACAGACACAGAACAGGTATATGATGATATGCTCGGCCAGGTTGTGTTCCATTTCTACGGTACAACTATTCCGCCCGATGCAAACTTTACACTCAGAATTAGCGACGGCGTGCTTAAAAGTTTCGACTATAACGGAACAATGGCTCCGACAGTTACAACTTTCTACGGTATGTACGACAGAAATTCTTCATTCTACAAGGAATATCCGTGGAATCTCCACCCGATGTGGAATGATCCTTCGAAGATTAATTTAGCTACTCCGTTGAATTTCACTTCTACAAATGACATAGTAGGCGGTAACTCCGGAAGCGCCGTAATAAACAAGAATGCCGAAGTTGTTGGTCTTGCGTTCGACGGCAACATGGAGAGCATTTACGGAAACTTTATTTTTATGCCTCATGAAAACCGCTGCGTTTCGGTTGATGCCCGCGGAATGATGGAAGCATTCGAAAAAATTTATAAAGCAGAACGCTTTGTTAAAGAGTTGAAAGAAGGGAAATTGTCCCAATAG
- a CDS encoding phosphomannomutase/phosphoglucomutase, with amino-acid sequence MERIASFKAYDIRGKVPSDLNPELAYKVGKILVKYLDCKSVVIGRDVRESSPALAEALSNGITDAGSDVYDLGLCGTEMIYFGTPFLNSDAGVMITASHNPPEYNGLKFVKKGSVPLGYDSGLNEIERMILNNEIPSDAPVKGKVIQKDIMSEFIDSLQKFYKKDKIKPLKVVVNAGNGCVGPALDRLEKNLPIRMVKVFHEPDSKFPNGVPNPLLPENRQPTIDAIKEYNADLGVAWDGDYDRCFFFDEKGNFIEGYYIVGLLAKSILKTNPGEKIVHDPRLTWNTIEVVEKSGGKTVVSKSGHAFIKQKMREVNSIYGGEMSAHHYFRDNYYSDSGLIPFLLILQLMSDENSKLSDLVEEMIKEYPCSGEINSTVSNAKEKIEKIKEKFNDGTVDELDGLSVEYPDWRFNIRMSNTEPLVRLNVESRQNEKLMNEKTAELLNLIRN; translated from the coding sequence ATGGAAAGAATTGCTTCTTTCAAAGCTTATGATATAAGAGGGAAAGTGCCTTCGGATTTAAATCCGGAACTGGCTTATAAAGTGGGTAAAATACTAGTAAAATACCTTGATTGTAAATCCGTTGTAATAGGAAGGGATGTAAGAGAATCCTCTCCTGCTCTAGCCGAAGCTTTATCGAATGGAATTACCGATGCCGGCAGTGATGTTTACGATCTGGGCTTATGCGGAACCGAAATGATCTATTTCGGTACCCCATTTTTAAATTCGGATGCCGGTGTAATGATAACCGCCAGCCACAATCCGCCCGAATATAACGGACTTAAGTTTGTTAAAAAAGGTTCAGTTCCCTTGGGATATGATTCGGGATTGAATGAAATTGAAAGAATGATCCTCAATAATGAAATTCCTTCTGATGCACCGGTAAAAGGAAAAGTAATTCAGAAAGATATTATGAGTGAATTTATCGATAGTCTCCAAAAATTTTACAAAAAAGACAAAATAAAACCTCTTAAAGTAGTTGTGAATGCCGGAAACGGATGCGTTGGACCGGCTCTGGACCGGCTCGAAAAAAATCTTCCTATAAGAATGGTGAAAGTATTTCATGAACCGGATTCTAAATTCCCGAACGGTGTTCCGAATCCCCTACTACCCGAAAACCGTCAGCCAACAATCGATGCAATAAAGGAATACAATGCAGACCTGGGAGTTGCATGGGACGGCGATTACGACCGGTGCTTCTTTTTCGATGAGAAAGGAAATTTTATAGAGGGATATTATATCGTTGGCCTGTTAGCCAAATCGATTCTTAAAACGAATCCCGGTGAAAAGATTGTTCACGACCCGCGGCTTACCTGGAACACAATTGAAGTTGTTGAGAAATCGGGCGGTAAGACAGTCGTTTCCAAAAGCGGGCATGCGTTTATAAAACAGAAGATGCGCGAAGTCAATTCGATTTACGGCGGCGAGATGTCGGCTCATCATTATTTCCGCGATAATTACTATTCCGACAGCGGACTGATCCCTTTCCTTTTAATTCTGCAATTAATGTCCGATGAGAATTCAAAACTTTCCGATCTTGTTGAAGAAATGATTAAAGAATATCCGTGTTCAGGCGAGATAAATTCTACCGTCAGTAATGCCAAAGAAAAAATTGAAAAGATCAAAGAGAAGTTTAATGACGGTACTGTTGATGAACTCGACGGATTAAGTGTTGAGTACCCTGATTGGCGGTTTAATATCCGGATGAGCAATACTGAGCCCCTTGTGAGACTAAATGTGGAATCGAGGCAGAATGAAAAACTGATGAATGAAAAGACCGCAGAATTGTTGAATTTGATTCGGAATTAA
- a CDS encoding S46 family peptidase has translation MNKTLRISFQLFLLYFIISLPLLSQQKFIPDTVKADKFDIGKMWTFEHAPVDYFDKVYGFKPSQEWLDDIRLSTLRFGGGCSAGFISEDGLLLTNHHCVDFIMQRVQKEGENIPRDGFYAKTLADERRVPNLSVTQLALIVDVTDEIVAAINKGKSDNEKVEFKNAKIRELQDKYSKETGLVCNVTSLYHGGKYSLYGFKRYEDVRAVIFVERIVGLYGGDPDNYTYPRYNSDFAVLRVYDNNGKPLKTDNFFKLNINGPKLGEVLFALGYPGTTNRLKTIAQLEYNRDIVYRNNTFQSNGMVRIYEEMIKLYPENADVYRGLMFGPANIAKRQNGFIENLFDPYLMTRKKAFENDLKKVVMNDPVKKQKYGHIWDSIEKTRKELSLHAGERAAFARLNNSIFLQRAFDMVELANAMKLPEDQRPAEMRTERLTQAFSNLPAAIDLPLETRKLAMVIDFIKLNLGNDNPVVKEFFGGLNSDKMAEKLIRESKLNDKDFMLTLIKGNPDDILNSNDPFIRYYAGTRESRLKFQSEAQEIINTETVLEDQLGLLLFEVFGTSIAPDATGTFRISDGLISGYKYNGTIAPPFTTFHGLYDRYYSHQKQWPWDLPARWVNYGNLDLTAQNNFVGTFDTVGGSSGSPIINKEAEYIGILHDGNMEGLSNDFIYTTEKNRSVALSSQAIYQIVKHIIGADRIAGEMETGKIVE, from the coding sequence ATGAACAAAACTCTAAGAATTTCATTCCAGTTATTTTTACTCTACTTTATTATTTCCCTCCCTCTACTTTCTCAGCAGAAATTTATTCCCGATACGGTTAAAGCAGATAAGTTCGATATTGGCAAGATGTGGACATTTGAGCATGCGCCTGTCGATTATTTTGACAAGGTTTATGGTTTCAAACCATCTCAGGAATGGCTCGATGATATCCGTCTTTCAACTCTCCGGTTCGGTGGCGGATGTTCTGCAGGATTCATTTCCGAGGACGGGCTTCTCCTTACAAACCATCACTGTGTTGATTTCATAATGCAGCGGGTTCAGAAGGAAGGGGAGAATATACCGCGGGACGGTTTCTATGCAAAAACTCTGGCCGATGAAAGGAGAGTGCCTAACCTGTCAGTTACGCAGCTTGCTCTTATTGTTGATGTAACCGATGAAATAGTTGCCGCAATTAATAAAGGCAAGTCCGATAATGAAAAAGTTGAATTCAAGAATGCTAAGATCCGTGAATTACAGGATAAGTATTCAAAAGAAACCGGACTGGTCTGCAATGTAACCTCTCTTTATCATGGCGGAAAATATTCCCTTTACGGTTTTAAAAGATACGAAGATGTCCGCGCCGTTATATTTGTAGAAAGGATTGTAGGCCTCTACGGCGGCGATCCGGATAATTATACATACCCGAGATACAACTCGGACTTTGCAGTACTTCGTGTATATGACAATAACGGTAAACCGCTAAAGACCGATAATTTTTTCAAGCTTAACATCAATGGCCCGAAACTCGGTGAAGTTCTTTTTGCACTCGGTTATCCGGGAACAACCAACAGACTCAAAACAATTGCACAGCTTGAATACAACCGGGATATTGTCTACAGAAATAATACTTTCCAGAGTAACGGAATGGTCCGGATCTACGAAGAGATGATTAAACTCTATCCGGAGAATGCCGATGTTTACAGAGGATTGATGTTCGGTCCGGCTAATATTGCTAAACGTCAGAACGGCTTCATAGAGAATTTGTTCGATCCGTATCTAATGACGCGGAAAAAGGCATTTGAAAACGACCTTAAAAAGGTAGTGATGAACGATCCTGTTAAAAAACAGAAATACGGCCACATCTGGGATTCAATTGAGAAGACAAGAAAAGAGCTTTCTCTTCATGCCGGAGAAAGAGCTGCCTTTGCAAGATTGAATAACTCAATCTTTTTGCAGAGAGCTTTTGATATGGTTGAACTTGCAAACGCAATGAAACTTCCTGAAGATCAAAGGCCTGCGGAAATGAGAACCGAAAGATTAACGCAGGCTTTTAGTAATTTACCGGCAGCCATAGATTTACCTCTGGAAACAAGAAAACTCGCAATGGTTATTGATTTTATTAAACTTAATCTCGGCAATGATAATCCTGTTGTTAAAGAATTTTTTGGGGGATTAAACAGTGATAAAATGGCCGAGAAATTGATCCGGGAGTCAAAATTAAATGATAAGGATTTTATGTTGACTCTGATAAAGGGTAATCCGGATGACATTTTAAACAGCAACGATCCGTTCATAAGGTATTATGCAGGAACGCGTGAATCAAGATTGAAATTCCAGTCAGAGGCTCAGGAAATAATTAACACCGAAACTGTTCTTGAGGATCAGCTCGGACTCCTCCTTTTTGAAGTATTCGGAACTTCAATTGCACCGGATGCAACCGGGACATTCAGAATAAGCGATGGATTGATTTCCGGTTATAAATACAATGGAACAATAGCTCCTCCGTTCACTACATTCCACGGACTTTACGACCGATACTATTCACATCAGAAGCAATGGCCGTGGGATCTTCCTGCCCGATGGGTCAATTACGGAAATCTCGACTTAACCGCACAGAACAATTTTGTCGGTACATTCGATACGGTAGGCGGCAGCTCCGGAAGCCCCATAATTAATAAAGAGGCTGAATATATCGGAATCCTCCACGACGGGAATATGGAAGGGCTTTCAAACGATTTCATTTATACTACCGAGAAAAACAGGTCAGTTGCGCTTTCTTCCCAGGCAATCTATCAGATAGTTAAGCATATTATCGGAGCAGATAGAATTGCAGGGGAAATGGAAACAGGAAAAATTGTAGAATAA
- a CDS encoding aminotransferase class V-fold PLP-dependent enzyme encodes MINSNVRELFPHLKTGQIYFNHAAIGPWCSLVLDRISEYMKDRSGERVENYSSFLNWSSGAKEKLSLIIGSETDRIAWIDNVSNGLNILASGLNWKTGDRVVINDIEFPSNVYPFLNLKQSGVEIDIIKSKNGIVDTDEIIRAVTPRTRIISISLVQFLSGYRTDIELLGDFCRSRGIIFSVDAIQATGVVGIDVIKSKVDFLCGGTQKWLMASQGLSYLYVTEELQERITQSSVGWTSVENAWNLLDYDLKLKKTAERFQNGTVNALGVAVFDAVLELFTGTGMKNIESAVLSNTKYFFKKLEEIGIDPFLKDVDEKNLAGIVTFRHPDANRIYEELLKRKIFGAVREGMIRFSPHFYNTSDEIDRVVDELRKIE; translated from the coding sequence ATGATAAATAGTAATGTAAGAGAGCTTTTCCCCCATCTTAAAACAGGTCAGATCTATTTCAATCATGCGGCAATCGGTCCCTGGTGTTCGCTTGTACTCGATCGAATCTCGGAATATATGAAGGATAGAAGCGGGGAGAGGGTTGAGAATTACTCTTCTTTTTTAAATTGGAGTTCCGGCGCTAAAGAAAAGTTAAGCCTGATTATCGGCTCTGAAACAGATCGTATTGCATGGATAGACAATGTATCTAACGGTTTGAACATACTTGCGAGCGGTTTAAATTGGAAAACAGGCGACCGGGTTGTAATTAACGATATAGAATTTCCCTCGAATGTATATCCTTTCCTTAATCTGAAACAATCCGGAGTTGAAATTGATATCATTAAATCGAAGAACGGAATTGTTGATACAGATGAAATTATTAGAGCTGTAACTCCCAGGACAAGGATTATATCGATCAGCCTAGTTCAGTTTTTATCCGGGTACCGGACCGATATCGAACTGTTAGGGGATTTTTGCAGAAGCAGAGGTATAATCTTCAGTGTAGATGCCATTCAGGCGACTGGTGTCGTAGGTATCGATGTTATAAAATCAAAAGTCGATTTTCTCTGCGGGGGGACTCAAAAATGGTTAATGGCATCCCAGGGCTTGTCATACCTTTATGTTACTGAAGAACTTCAGGAAAGAATAACTCAGAGCAGTGTAGGCTGGACCTCCGTAGAGAACGCGTGGAATCTGCTCGATTATGATCTGAAGCTTAAAAAGACTGCCGAGCGTTTCCAGAACGGAACAGTTAATGCTTTAGGAGTTGCTGTCTTCGATGCTGTACTCGAATTATTTACCGGAACCGGAATGAAAAATATCGAATCGGCGGTTTTGAGCAACACAAAATATTTTTTTAAGAAACTCGAAGAAATAGGAATTGATCCGTTCCTTAAAGATGTTGATGAAAAAAATCTGGCCGGAATTGTAACATTCAGGCATCCGGATGCGAACAGAATTTATGAGGAACTTCTTAAGCGTAAAATTTTTGGTGCCGTCCGCGAGGGAATGATAAGATTCTCGCCACACTTTTATAATACTTCTGATGAAATTGACCGGGTTGTTGATGAACTGAGGAAAATAGAATAG
- a CDS encoding ATP-grasp domain-containing protein, which produces MKVAILFNEPIQDKSKKAKMPKEGDLDFDPVFSLQEINPIEEFEGIAKSLRKFGYEAYTLNIRDDLPLFFRDIEKNKPDVIFNFVELFHDQPRLEMNFTGLLELLNIPYTGATPLALGTCQNKTLTKRILRAAGIRTPRFKIIKHMTESFRTGLKYPLIVKPAWEDASVGIDNNSIVNNLDELKKRVDYVISSFKQPALIEEFILGRELNVAVFGDKNPVVLPISEIDFSELPDHLHPIVSFQAKWDPLHEAYHKTIPICPAQLPKRIQKQAEKMALICFKTMGVRDYSRVDMRLSKTDNKLYVLEVNPNPDLTEDAGFMRSASHAGYDYATALKMIVDFAYERRHVDSSVSTDHR; this is translated from the coding sequence GTGAAAGTAGCCATCCTATTTAACGAGCCGATTCAGGATAAATCGAAGAAAGCCAAAATGCCAAAGGAAGGCGACCTCGATTTCGATCCTGTATTCAGTCTTCAGGAGATCAATCCGATAGAAGAATTTGAGGGAATTGCAAAATCACTTAGGAAATTCGGGTATGAGGCATATACTCTTAACATACGTGACGATCTGCCGCTTTTTTTCAGGGATATTGAAAAGAACAAACCCGATGTAATATTCAATTTTGTAGAGCTTTTTCACGACCAGCCGCGCCTGGAAATGAATTTTACCGGTCTGCTGGAACTCTTAAACATCCCGTACACCGGAGCTACTCCTCTGGCTTTAGGAACATGTCAGAACAAAACCCTCACTAAAAGGATTCTAAGAGCCGCAGGTATCCGGACCCCGCGGTTCAAAATAATAAAGCATATGACCGAATCTTTCAGGACGGGTTTGAAATACCCTCTTATAGTAAAACCGGCGTGGGAGGATGCCAGCGTTGGAATAGACAATAACTCCATCGTCAATAACCTGGATGAACTTAAAAAGCGTGTCGATTATGTAATAAGTTCGTTCAAACAACCGGCATTAATTGAAGAATTCATATTAGGGCGCGAGTTAAATGTTGCCGTCTTCGGGGATAAGAATCCTGTGGTGCTTCCGATCAGCGAGATAGATTTCTCGGAGCTTCCCGATCATCTTCACCCTATAGTTAGCTTCCAGGCAAAGTGGGATCCGCTCCACGAAGCATATCATAAAACTATTCCGATCTGTCCTGCTCAGTTGCCCAAGCGGATTCAGAAACAGGCTGAGAAAATGGCGCTAATCTGTTTTAAAACAATGGGTGTAAGGGATTATTCGAGAGTGGATATGCGTCTTTCAAAAACAGATAATAAACTTTACGTCCTTGAGGTAAATCCAAATCCCGACTTGACTGAAGATGCGGGATTTATGAGATCGGCCAGTCATGCCGGATACGATTACGCAACAGCACTTAAAATGATAGTTGATTTTGCGTACGAGAGAAGGCATGTGGATTCATCTGTATCAACTGATCACAGGTAA
- the cobO gene encoding cob(I)yrinic acid a,c-diamide adenosyltransferase encodes MQKLNRGKKIMKEKMDKGFVQIYTGNGKGKTTAALGLALRAAGAGMKSYIIQFMKEYPYSEVESLKNLNHSIEIEQCGGDDFVYKKELPPSDELKKAAAGLRRAKDKMISGNYDLVVLDEVCVAIYFKLFNTIEVLDFIKSKPANVELILTGRYCPQELIDAADLVTEMKEVKHYYQTGVLTRKGIES; translated from the coding sequence ATGCAAAAATTGAACAGAGGAAAAAAGATTATGAAAGAAAAAATGGATAAAGGTTTTGTTCAGATCTATACCGGAAACGGTAAAGGAAAAACAACGGCTGCACTCGGACTTGCCCTCCGTGCCGCTGGTGCCGGAATGAAATCTTACATCATTCAGTTCATGAAGGAATATCCCTACAGCGAAGTTGAAAGCCTGAAAAATCTGAATCACTCGATTGAAATTGAGCAATGCGGCGGAGACGATTTCGTCTATAAAAAAGAACTTCCGCCTTCCGATGAATTGAAAAAAGCTGCTGCAGGGCTTCGGCGGGCTAAAGATAAAATGATAAGCGGTAATTATGATCTTGTTGTACTCGACGAGGTATGTGTCGCAATTTACTTCAAACTTTTTAATACAATTGAAGTATTGGATTTTATTAAATCGAAACCGGCAAATGTTGAATTGATTCTTACCGGCAGATATTGCCCTCAGGAATTAATTGATGCTGCAGATCTTGTGACAGAAATGAAAGAAGTTAAACACTATTACCAGACAGGTGTTTTAACAAGAAAAGGAATTGAATCCTGA